In a single window of the Bacillus mycoides genome:
- the phnE gene encoding phosphonate ABC transporter, permease protein PhnE has translation MSKTTIIVPKPKKPSIYRWIIFIALTVIYVWAFSGVPLEGIKNTAGEITKAIMTGVLNPDWSYVSLPDGEDLLHGLIDTLAIAILGTFISAFLSVPFAFWAATNMSSGKLTSGTGKFVLSFVRTFPELVMALLFIKAVGPGSFAGVLALGLHSIGMLGKLYSEGIENIDKGPTEALIATGANRFQILWYAVLPQVLPDFLSYTLYRFEINVRSAAILGVIGAGGIGTPLIFALSSRNWSRVGIILLGIILMVIIIDFISSSIRKRII, from the coding sequence ATGAGTAAAACGACAATAATCGTACCAAAACCGAAGAAACCGAGTATATATCGCTGGATTATTTTTATAGCACTTACAGTTATATATGTATGGGCCTTTTCAGGAGTCCCGTTAGAGGGAATAAAGAATACGGCGGGAGAAATTACAAAAGCAATTATGACAGGCGTATTGAACCCAGATTGGTCGTATGTATCTTTGCCAGATGGTGAAGATTTATTACACGGTTTAATTGATACGTTGGCAATTGCGATATTAGGTACATTTATTTCTGCTTTTTTATCTGTTCCATTTGCTTTTTGGGCGGCAACGAATATGAGTAGTGGAAAATTAACTTCAGGAACTGGGAAATTTGTACTTAGTTTTGTTCGTACATTTCCTGAATTAGTTATGGCTCTTTTATTTATAAAAGCTGTTGGTCCAGGCTCTTTTGCCGGAGTTCTAGCTTTAGGGTTACACTCTATCGGAATGTTAGGGAAACTATATTCGGAAGGAATTGAAAATATAGATAAGGGACCGACGGAAGCGTTAATAGCAACGGGTGCAAATCGGTTTCAAATACTTTGGTATGCCGTATTACCACAAGTGTTACCGGATTTTCTATCGTATACGTTATACAGGTTTGAAATTAATGTACGATCCGCTGCGATTTTAGGTGTTATTGGAGCAGGTGGTATTGGTACGCCATTAATTTTTGCACTTAGTTCACGTAATTGGTCTCGTGTGGGAATTATTTTATTAGGTATCATTTTAATGGTAATTATAATTGATTTTATTTCAAGTTCTATTCGTAAGCGGATTATTTAA
- a CDS encoding YneF family protein codes for MPMWLGILVGVVALVAGVALGFFIARKYMMNYLQKNPPINEQMLKMMMMQMGQKPSQKKINQMMSAMNKQQTK; via the coding sequence ATGCCAATGTGGTTAGGTATTCTAGTGGGCGTAGTAGCACTAGTAGCAGGCGTGGCGTTAGGATTTTTCATTGCCCGCAAATACATGATGAATTACTTACAAAAAAATCCACCAATTAACGAACAAATGTTAAAAATGATGATGATGCAAATGGGACAAAAACCTTCCCAAAAGAAAATCAATCAAATGATGAGCGCGATGAACAAGCAACAAACGAAATAA
- a CDS encoding ABC transporter transmembrane domain-containing protein translates to MKVFFNLAWFFKQEKRAYIIGIIMLFGVALLELVAPRVLGIVVDEINNGTLTSEKLLNWVILLVVVGITMYILRYLWRIMIFGSSLKLARQLRKNLYEHFTKMSPSFYQSRRTGDLMAHATNDIQAIQQTAGAGVLTLVDSLAVGGCVLVAMGFTISWKLTLLSLIPMPIVAISTNYYGTLLHRRFHKAQQSFSEINDKVQESMSGMKVIRSLGQEKEDLQAFRKKSEDVVHKNMLVARIDSLFDPTISLIVGFSFLIAICYGSLLVVRGELTVGELVTFTTYLGTLVWPMLAFGWLFNIMERGRASYDRVEKILSQTSDVVNRDNAINTIASGDVSFAVDSFSYKKNELLNLKDIYFNLRKGETLGVVGRTGAGKTTLLKCLIREYDHFNGELKVGERDIRDLTLHGVRSAISYVPQDHFLFSASIGENIAFGKADATYKEISRAADIACIHNDIFQFPEGYDTVVGERGVSLSGGQKQRISIARALLTNAEILILDDCLSAVDAKTEETILTALKRERAEKTTIITAHRLSAIQHANLILVIDEGRVMQRGTHEQLMKENGWYKEMYESQQLEALVEKGGV, encoded by the coding sequence ATGAAAGTGTTTTTTAATTTAGCTTGGTTTTTTAAGCAAGAAAAACGAGCGTACATAATCGGAATTATTATGTTATTTGGTGTCGCGCTTCTTGAACTTGTAGCGCCAAGAGTACTGGGCATTGTAGTAGATGAAATTAATAATGGAACATTAACGTCTGAAAAATTGTTGAACTGGGTTATTCTATTAGTAGTTGTAGGAATTACGATGTATATATTACGTTACTTATGGCGTATTATGATTTTTGGATCTTCTTTAAAACTAGCTCGTCAACTGCGAAAGAATCTATATGAACATTTTACTAAGATGAGCCCATCCTTTTATCAATCACGTCGCACAGGCGATTTGATGGCACATGCGACAAATGATATTCAGGCGATTCAGCAAACTGCGGGGGCAGGTGTTTTAACACTCGTTGATTCATTAGCTGTTGGAGGATGTGTACTCGTAGCGATGGGATTTACAATTAGTTGGAAGTTAACGTTATTAAGTTTAATTCCGATGCCAATTGTAGCTATTTCTACAAATTATTATGGAACTTTATTGCATAGAAGATTTCATAAGGCACAGCAATCGTTTTCTGAAATCAATGATAAAGTACAAGAAAGTATGAGTGGGATGAAGGTAATTCGCTCACTTGGACAAGAGAAAGAGGATTTACAAGCGTTTCGGAAGAAATCTGAAGATGTCGTACATAAAAATATGCTAGTTGCACGTATTGACTCGTTATTCGATCCAACGATTTCCCTAATTGTCGGATTTTCATTTTTGATCGCAATTTGTTACGGATCATTATTAGTCGTACGAGGTGAATTAACTGTAGGGGAATTAGTAACATTTACAACGTACTTAGGGACACTTGTATGGCCAATGTTAGCGTTTGGATGGCTATTTAATATTATGGAGCGTGGACGTGCTTCGTATGATCGTGTGGAGAAAATACTTTCACAAACTTCAGATGTAGTGAATAGGGACAATGCTATAAATACTATAGCAAGTGGTGATGTTTCGTTTGCTGTTGATTCGTTTTCTTATAAAAAGAATGAACTATTAAACTTAAAAGATATTTACTTTAACTTAAGAAAAGGTGAAACATTAGGAGTTGTAGGGCGTACCGGTGCAGGGAAGACGACGTTATTAAAATGTTTAATTCGAGAGTATGATCATTTTAATGGTGAATTAAAAGTTGGGGAGCGGGATATTCGAGATTTAACACTTCACGGTGTGCGTTCTGCAATTTCATATGTACCGCAAGATCACTTTTTATTTTCAGCGAGTATTGGGGAGAACATTGCTTTTGGAAAGGCCGATGCTACATATAAAGAAATTAGCCGAGCTGCTGATATTGCTTGTATTCATAATGATATATTTCAATTTCCAGAAGGGTATGACACTGTAGTAGGTGAAAGGGGCGTTTCACTATCAGGAGGTCAAAAACAGAGAATCTCTATTGCGCGTGCATTATTAACAAATGCTGAAATTTTAATATTAGATGATTGTTTATCAGCCGTAGATGCAAAAACAGAAGAAACTATTTTAACTGCATTGAAACGAGAAAGGGCAGAGAAAACGACGATTATTACTGCCCATCGTTTAAGTGCTATTCAGCATGCAAATCTTATTCTTGTTATTGATGAAGGTAGGGTTATGCAGCGAGGGACACATGAGCAATTAATGAAAGAAAATGGTTGGTATAAAGAAATGTACGAAAGCCAGCAGTTAGAGGCATTAGTAGAGAAAGGAGGCGTATGA
- a CDS encoding ABC transporter ATP-binding protein — protein MAEKKRSDLRRLLSYMRPYKGLLAVAFLFLVGATVTEMMGPFLIKQFLDEHLVPGNFEQSALVTLFVVYIIAHLLKVLFTYLDLLYFQNIAFKIVQDMRVEVYEHVQKLSLSFFDRTPIGTLVSRITNDTEAIKDFYVSVLSTFVKNVVFLVGILVAMFLLDVKLALFSLILIPVMFAIMVLYQRKSAAFYLEVRNQLSILNAKLNESIQGMNIVQVFRQEKRMRKEFEEVNNKHFSAGRRTLKLDALLLRPATDLVHIVAIAVVLGLFGIDALKSPVEVGVLYAFVNYIHRFFQPVNEMMMKLSFFQQALVSSSRVFHLMDDKDLAPVQMGSEQPRVANGEIQFKDVTFSYDGKRDVLKNVSFHVKSGQTVAFVGHTGSGKSTIMNLLMRFYNIKSGNIVIDGVDLEKFEEQEIRKKIGLVLQDAFLFAGNVKQNIRMYNEEITDEEIEEAAKFVQANTFIEKLPEQYDTEVVERGAAFSSGQRQLIAFARTIATNPKVLVLDEATANIDTETEEAIQTALQQMRKGRTTIAIAHRLSTIQDADQIFVMHEGEIVESGTHQELLSKQGLYYNMYLLQNKGSLQQAL, from the coding sequence ATGGCTGAGAAAAAACGGAGTGATTTAAGAAGGTTGCTTTCTTATATGAGGCCCTATAAAGGGTTATTGGCGGTAGCATTTTTATTTCTAGTTGGTGCAACTGTAACTGAAATGATGGGTCCTTTTTTAATTAAACAATTTCTTGATGAACACTTAGTGCCAGGTAACTTTGAACAATCAGCACTTGTAACCCTATTTGTAGTGTATATTATTGCTCATTTATTAAAAGTATTATTTACTTATTTAGACTTATTGTACTTTCAAAATATCGCTTTTAAGATTGTCCAAGATATGCGAGTTGAAGTGTATGAACATGTTCAAAAATTGTCATTAAGCTTCTTTGATCGTACGCCGATTGGTACGCTCGTATCTCGCATAACGAATGATACAGAAGCGATTAAGGATTTTTATGTTAGTGTACTATCAACATTCGTGAAAAATGTAGTCTTTTTAGTAGGGATTTTAGTAGCGATGTTTTTATTAGATGTAAAATTAGCGCTATTTTCGCTCATATTAATTCCGGTAATGTTTGCAATTATGGTGTTGTATCAACGGAAAAGTGCAGCTTTTTATTTAGAGGTACGTAATCAGCTGAGTATATTAAATGCAAAGTTAAATGAGTCCATTCAAGGTATGAATATTGTTCAGGTGTTCCGGCAAGAAAAGCGGATGAGAAAAGAATTTGAAGAAGTGAACAATAAACATTTTAGTGCTGGACGTCGTACATTGAAATTAGATGCATTACTTTTACGTCCAGCAACAGATCTTGTTCATATTGTAGCAATTGCGGTAGTACTTGGTTTATTCGGAATCGATGCTTTAAAGAGTCCTGTTGAAGTAGGGGTTTTATATGCTTTCGTTAACTATATTCATCGTTTCTTCCAGCCGGTAAATGAGATGATGATGAAACTATCTTTTTTCCAGCAAGCGCTTGTTTCATCATCGCGTGTATTTCATTTAATGGATGATAAAGATTTAGCTCCTGTTCAAATGGGGAGTGAACAGCCACGAGTAGCTAACGGGGAAATTCAGTTTAAAGATGTTACTTTTTCATATGATGGAAAGCGTGACGTTTTAAAAAATGTATCTTTTCACGTAAAGTCAGGGCAAACGGTTGCTTTCGTAGGGCATACTGGTAGCGGAAAGAGTACGATTATGAATTTATTAATGAGATTTTACAATATTAAATCAGGAAATATAGTAATAGACGGAGTAGATTTAGAGAAGTTCGAAGAACAAGAAATTCGAAAGAAAATTGGTCTTGTGCTGCAAGATGCATTTTTATTTGCTGGAAATGTAAAGCAAAATATTCGTATGTATAATGAAGAGATTACGGATGAAGAGATAGAGGAAGCGGCAAAGTTTGTGCAAGCGAATACGTTTATTGAAAAATTACCAGAGCAGTATGATACAGAAGTTGTCGAAAGAGGAGCTGCATTTTCTAGTGGTCAAAGGCAATTAATTGCTTTTGCTAGAACGATAGCAACCAATCCGAAAGTATTAGTGTTAGATGAAGCGACGGCAAATATTGATACAGAAACAGAGGAGGCTATCCAAACGGCATTGCAGCAAATGCGAAAAGGTAGAACAACGATAGCGATTGCGCACAGATTGTCTACAATCCAAGATGCGGATCAAATATTTGTTATGCATGAAGGGGAAATTGTAGAAAGCGGAACACATCAAGAGTTACTTAGTAAACAAGGACTTTACTACAATATGTACTTGCTACAAAATAAAGGGAGTTTGCAACAGGCCTTGTAG
- the sirA gene encoding sporulation inhibitor of replication protein SirA: MKTYELYLIQEDIAKAYFGREYLFFDLFARFSESGFLSEKKVLYKQMTYITMPLQVMKIHHKLEQALRVLGKYERTNHTHTLYTGAEYGEIMVKPQYIRINTSGNVSMETTFFEVLRKCELTFLAMDYENKKYGWLNPLKQVRTYV, encoded by the coding sequence ATGAAAACGTATGAATTGTATTTAATTCAAGAGGATATTGCGAAAGCTTACTTTGGTCGTGAATATTTGTTTTTTGATTTATTTGCTCGATTTTCAGAATCTGGGTTCCTTTCGGAGAAGAAAGTATTATATAAACAAATGACGTATATTACGATGCCGTTACAAGTAATGAAAATTCATCATAAATTAGAACAAGCTTTGCGTGTTCTTGGTAAATATGAAAGAACAAATCATACTCATACGCTTTATACAGGAGCCGAATACGGAGAAATAATGGTGAAACCACAATATATTCGAATAAACACTTCTGGAAATGTATCCATGGAAACAACTTTCTTTGAGGTGCTTAGAAAGTGTGAGTTAACATTTTTAGCGATGGATTATGAAAATAAAAAGTACGGTTGGTTAAATCCTCTCAAACAAGTACGAACATATGTGTAA
- a CDS encoding GH25 family lysozyme: MQNRSSSNITFIDVSHWEGNINWNAVKSSGIPAAYAKATEGVNYIDPTFVQNVQAARDANVLIGAYHFAHPEQNDAISEAKHFVNILQSNQTDLIPVLDLESPTDTSNSSLTGATISNWARSFVNYVKQATGKNVMLYTGVWYINEFGISGLSDIPLWISKYSSIPPADAGGWTEWTAWQYTDSGQISGVGNCDVSAAVSLEALQGNGASGGGNVFTPNNATPVYGVAVINGDNVNLRSGPSLQSSVIRQLNRGESYEVWGEQNGWLCLGTNQWVYNDSSYIQYKHYVATITGDNVNLRDAPSLNGNVIRQLHHSESYRVWSKQDGWLCLGTNQWVYYDSSYIQYGVQ; this comes from the coding sequence ATGCAAAATAGATCCAGTTCAAATATTACATTTATTGATGTGTCTCATTGGGAAGGAAACATTAATTGGAATGCTGTGAAGTCATCTGGCATTCCAGCGGCGTATGCAAAAGCGACGGAAGGTGTGAACTATATTGACCCTACTTTCGTTCAAAATGTACAAGCTGCGAGAGATGCGAATGTATTAATTGGTGCATATCATTTTGCGCACCCAGAACAAAATGATGCCATTTCAGAAGCGAAACATTTTGTGAATATATTACAGAGTAATCAGACGGACTTAATCCCTGTTTTAGATTTAGAATCGCCAACGGATACTAGCAATAGTAGTTTAACGGGTGCGACTATATCGAATTGGGCAAGAAGTTTCGTAAATTATGTGAAACAAGCTACTGGGAAAAATGTAATGTTATATACAGGAGTTTGGTATATTAATGAATTTGGAATTAGCGGGTTAAGTGACATTCCACTTTGGATTTCCAAATATTCTAGTATACCGCCTGCTGATGCTGGTGGATGGACAGAGTGGACAGCATGGCAGTACACAGATTCTGGGCAAATTTCAGGTGTAGGAAATTGTGACGTATCAGCAGCTGTTTCATTAGAAGCTTTACAAGGAAATGGAGCAAGTGGTGGAGGGAATGTTTTCACGCCTAATAATGCGACTCCAGTATACGGAGTTGCTGTAATTAATGGAGATAATGTGAATTTACGAAGTGGACCATCTTTACAGTCTAGTGTAATTCGCCAATTGAATCGTGGCGAATCATATGAAGTTTGGGGAGAACAAAATGGATGGCTCTGCTTAGGGACAAATCAGTGGGTATATAATGATTCAAGTTATATTCAGTATAAACATTATGTAGCAACTATTACTGGCGATAATGTGAATCTGCGAGATGCTCCATCATTAAACGGGAATGTTATAAGACAGTTACATCATAGTGAATCATATCGAGTATGGAGTAAGCAAGATGGATGGCTTTGCTTAGGGACAAATCAATGGGTATACTATGATTCAAGTTATATTCAGTATGGTGTACAATAA
- the tkt gene encoding transketolase, which yields MSHSIEQLSINTIRTLSIDAIEKANSGHPGMPMGAAPMAYTLWTQFMKHNPNNPTWFNRDRFVLSAGHGSMLLYSLLHLSGYDLTMDDLKNFRQWGSKTPGHPEYGHTAGVDATTGPLGQGIATAVGMAMAERHLAAKYNRDAYNVVDHHTYAICGDGDLMEGVSAEASSLAAHLQLGRLVVLYDSNDISLDGDLNRSFSESVEDRYKAYGWQVIRVEDGNDIEAIAKAIEEAKADEKRPTLIEVRTTIGFGSPNKSGKSASHGSPLGVDETKLTKEAYAWTAEQDFHVAEEVYDNFRKTVQDVGETTQAAWNTMLGEYAQAYPELANELQAAMNGLLPEGWEQSLPTYEVGSKAATRNSSGAVINAIAESVPSLFGGSADLAGSNKTYMNNEKDFTRADYSGKNIWYGVREFAMGAAMNGIALHGGLKTYGGTFFVFSDYLRPAIRLAALMQLPVTYVFTHDSIAVGEDGPTHEPVEQLAALRAMPNVSVIRPADGNESVAAWRLALESTKTPTALVLTRQDLPTLEGAKDDTYEKVAKGAYVVSASKKETADVILIATGSEVSLAIEAQKALAADGVDAAVVSMPSMDRFEAQTAEYKESVLPKAVTKRFAIEMGATMGWHRYVGLDGDVLGIDTFGASAPGEKIMEEYGFTVENVVRKVKEML from the coding sequence ATGTCACATTCAATCGAACAACTTTCTATCAACACGATTCGCACATTATCCATTGATGCGATTGAAAAAGCAAACTCTGGTCACCCAGGAATGCCAATGGGTGCAGCACCAATGGCTTATACATTATGGACTCAATTTATGAAACACAATCCAAATAACCCAACGTGGTTTAACCGCGATCGTTTCGTATTATCTGCAGGTCATGGTTCAATGTTACTATACAGCCTACTTCATCTATCTGGTTATGACTTAACAATGGATGATTTAAAGAACTTCCGTCAATGGGGAAGCAAAACTCCAGGACATCCTGAGTACGGTCACACAGCAGGTGTAGACGCAACAACTGGTCCACTTGGACAAGGTATTGCAACTGCTGTTGGTATGGCGATGGCTGAAAGACATTTAGCGGCTAAATACAACCGTGATGCGTATAATGTAGTAGATCATCATACATACGCTATTTGTGGTGATGGAGATTTAATGGAAGGCGTTTCTGCTGAAGCATCTTCATTAGCTGCTCATTTACAATTAGGTCGTCTTGTAGTACTTTACGATTCAAACGATATTTCATTAGATGGCGATTTAAATCGTTCATTCTCTGAAAGTGTAGAAGATCGTTACAAAGCATACGGATGGCAAGTAATCCGTGTTGAGGATGGAAACGATATTGAAGCAATCGCAAAAGCAATTGAAGAAGCGAAAGCTGACGAAAAACGCCCAACGCTAATTGAAGTAAGAACGACAATTGGTTTCGGTTCTCCAAACAAATCAGGAAAATCAGCTTCACATGGTTCTCCACTTGGTGTAGACGAAACAAAATTAACGAAAGAAGCATACGCTTGGACTGCTGAACAAGACTTCCATGTAGCAGAAGAAGTATATGACAACTTCCGTAAAACAGTACAAGATGTTGGTGAAACGACGCAAGCTGCGTGGAACACGATGCTCGGTGAATATGCACAAGCATATCCAGAATTAGCAAACGAACTGCAAGCAGCAATGAACGGTCTTCTTCCAGAAGGTTGGGAACAAAGCTTACCAACTTATGAAGTAGGATCAAAAGCAGCAACACGTAATTCTTCAGGTGCTGTAATTAATGCAATTGCAGAGTCTGTACCATCATTATTTGGTGGATCAGCTGACCTTGCTGGTTCTAACAAAACATATATGAATAACGAAAAAGACTTCACAAGAGCTGATTACAGCGGTAAAAACATTTGGTACGGTGTTCGTGAGTTTGCGATGGGTGCAGCAATGAACGGTATTGCACTACATGGCGGTTTAAAAACTTACGGTGGTACGTTCTTCGTATTCTCTGACTACTTACGTCCAGCAATTCGCCTTGCAGCATTAATGCAATTGCCTGTAACGTATGTATTCACACATGATAGTATCGCTGTTGGTGAAGATGGTCCAACACATGAGCCGGTTGAACAATTAGCAGCACTTCGTGCAATGCCAAACGTTTCTGTTATTCGTCCAGCAGACGGTAACGAATCAGTTGCAGCTTGGAGACTAGCTCTAGAATCAACAAAAACACCAACTGCATTAGTGTTAACTCGTCAAGATCTTCCAACATTAGAAGGTGCAAAAGACGATACTTATGAAAAAGTAGCAAAAGGTGCATATGTAGTTTCTGCAAGCAAGAAAGAAACTGCTGATGTAATCTTAATTGCAACTGGATCTGAAGTAAGCTTAGCAATCGAAGCGCAAAAAGCTCTAGCAGCAGACGGCGTTGATGCAGCTGTTGTTAGCATGCCATCTATGGATCGCTTTGAAGCTCAAACTGCTGAGTACAAAGAATCTGTACTACCAAAAGCAGTAACGAAACGTTTCGCAATTGAAATGGGTGCTACAATGGGATGGCACCGTTATGTAGGTCTTGATGGAGATGTACTAGGTATTGACACATTCGGTGCTTCTGCTCCTGGTGAGAAGATTATGGAAGAGTATGGATTTACTGTAGAGAACGTTGTTCGTAAAGTAAAAGAAATGCTTTAA
- a CDS encoding nuclease-related domain-containing protein, translated as MEYVLIGGILILLAVVFVLFYKNKQLESESQQVEFEKKQAIETYENEIAATITGHKEQQDTLKNMEQKKYNDLQVNTARELENMRMMKNQLAVQHSKERSEMQDKHSREVHMFQNLIADLREYTKNGAEVNAHEILHYMKRGFVEQGIILEEEFHIIPNVFMIRNKYRDKRDINDNRIHHLILCKTGIYLLETKEWTGKLIHGLTKENAGIYSFMIEEIGKYQHEIEKEETLEFITDGTSLTLQVRNEGNPAYKAKMLSQTLYNCLEEMQVDIVKEKVKPIVYFENESGKEVIDLSNEELPRFKDREQIVTFFRNEVLTSKVIYTARELQKIRDMIGQMNYVAK; from the coding sequence ATGGAGTATGTGCTAATAGGTGGGATTTTAATATTATTAGCTGTAGTGTTTGTACTGTTTTATAAAAATAAACAGTTAGAATCAGAGAGTCAGCAAGTAGAGTTTGAAAAGAAACAAGCGATTGAAACGTATGAAAATGAGATTGCAGCTACGATTACAGGGCATAAAGAACAACAGGATACTTTAAAGAATATGGAACAGAAAAAATATAATGATTTACAAGTGAATACAGCTAGAGAACTTGAAAATATGCGTATGATGAAAAATCAATTGGCTGTTCAACATAGTAAAGAACGTAGTGAAATGCAAGATAAGCATAGTAGGGAAGTACATATGTTTCAAAATTTAATTGCGGATTTACGAGAATATACCAAAAATGGTGCTGAAGTGAATGCGCATGAAATATTACATTATATGAAGCGAGGTTTCGTTGAGCAAGGAATAATACTAGAAGAAGAGTTTCATATTATACCGAACGTTTTTATGATACGCAATAAATATAGAGATAAACGTGACATAAATGATAATCGAATTCATCACCTTATCTTATGTAAAACTGGTATTTATCTACTTGAGACGAAAGAATGGACAGGGAAATTAATCCATGGCTTAACGAAAGAAAATGCGGGTATATATTCATTTATGATTGAGGAAATTGGTAAGTATCAACATGAAATTGAAAAAGAAGAGACACTTGAATTTATTACGGATGGAACTTCATTAACTTTGCAAGTAAGAAATGAAGGGAATCCAGCGTATAAAGCGAAAATGCTATCTCAAACTTTATATAATTGTTTGGAAGAAATGCAAGTAGATATTGTAAAGGAAAAAGTAAAACCAATTGTATATTTTGAAAATGAGAGTGGAAAAGAAGTTATTGATCTTTCTAATGAAGAATTGCCGAGATTTAAAGATAGAGAGCAAATTGTAACGTTTTTCAGAAATGAAGTTTTAACAAGTAAAGTAATATATACAGCACGAGAACTACAAAAGATTAGAGATATGATTGGCCAGATGAATTATGTTGCGAAGTGA